Proteins encoded in a region of the Rutidosis leptorrhynchoides isolate AG116_Rl617_1_P2 chromosome 9, CSIRO_AGI_Rlap_v1, whole genome shotgun sequence genome:
- the LOC139867838 gene encoding putative F-box/LRR-repeat protein At5g02930: MDAPVELIQRIQSLLPVEEAARTCVLSKTWSHAWSTIPHLRFHQTLIYPSEEKKSEYTMFMDGTVSKYVRDNIPIESFDLKLDDMESVSLAYEWIRTVAARLKELSIHHLTYKSEFLLPPGEIFSCGKYLHTLCIKNSPVRTKLVINCVSLRVLELYNVKITEEVFDSLISTCTLPEKINLLYCSGLKTIKVSDQAYFYHRV; this comes from the coding sequence ATGGATGCCCCGGTGGAGTTGATTCAGCGTATACAATCGTTGTTGCCGGTAGAAGAGGCGGCTCGTACGTGTGTGTTATCCAAGACTTGGTCACACGCTTGGTCTACCATCCCTCATCTCAGGTTTCATCAAACCTTAATTTATCCTTCAGAGGAAAAAAAAAGTGAATACACGATGTTTATGGATGGCACCGTGTCTAAGTATGTTCGAGACAACATACCAATTGAAAGTTTTGATCTGAAACTAGACGACATGGAGTCAGTTTCTCTTGCTTATGAATGGATTCGAACTGTTGCTGCCCGTCTTAAGGAGCTTTCCATCCATCATCTAACGTATAAATCAGAATTTTTACTTCCTCCGGGTGAGATATTCTCTTGTGGGAAATACTTACATACTCTGTGTATTAAAAATAGTCCAGTGAGAACCAAACTTGTGATCAACTGTGTGTCACTGAGAGTACTCGAGTTGTACAATGTAAAGATAACTGAAGAAGTATTTGATAGCTTAATCTCTACTTGTACCTTACCTGAGAAAATAAACCTTTTATATTGCTCCGGTTTGAAGACAATTAAGGTTAGTGATCaggcatatttttaccatagggtttaa